In Morococcus cerebrosus, a single genomic region encodes these proteins:
- the rsmD gene encoding 16S rRNA (guanine(966)-N(2))-methyltransferase RsmD, with translation MSKHSKHSNQVRIIGGQCRGRKLVFADADGLRPTPDSVREKLFNWLGQDLTGLNALDLFAGSGALGFEAASRNAKRVVLADNNRKTADMLRQNARALGLDKLEILNTDGLAYLQRSSEKFDVVFLDPPFAWRDWENLFASLKNSLKNGAMVYIEAGELPDFPEWLEPYREGRAGKSGFVLLQFVQVAE, from the coding sequence ATGAGCAAACACAGCAAACATTCAAATCAAGTCCGCATCATCGGCGGGCAATGCAGGGGACGGAAACTGGTTTTTGCAGATGCGGACGGTCTGCGGCCGACGCCTGACAGTGTCCGCGAAAAACTTTTTAATTGGCTGGGTCAGGATTTGACCGGTCTGAATGCGTTGGATTTGTTTGCTGGAAGCGGCGCGTTGGGATTTGAGGCCGCGTCCCGTAACGCGAAGAGGGTGGTGCTGGCGGATAATAATCGCAAAACTGCCGATATGCTGCGGCAAAACGCCAGAGCATTGGGTTTGGATAAACTGGAAATCCTCAATACCGATGGCCTTGCGTATCTGCAGAGGTCGTCTGAAAAGTTTGATGTGGTCTTTTTGGATCCGCCGTTTGCGTGGCGGGATTGGGAAAATTTGTTTGCTTCTTTGAAAAACAGCTTGAAAAACGGGGCAATGGTCTATATTGAAGCAGGGGAGCTGCCCGATTTCCCCGAGTGGCTGGAGCCTTATCGCGAAGGACGGGCGGGTAAGAGCGGTTTTGTGCTCTTGCAGTTTGTCCAAGTAGCTGAATAG
- a CDS encoding YfhL family 4Fe-4S dicluster ferredoxin has product MSLFITDECINCDVCEPECPNDAISQGEEIYEINPNLCTQCVGHYDEPQCQQVCPVDCILIDEEHPETHEELMAKYEKIIQFK; this is encoded by the coding sequence ATGTCGCTCTTTATTACAGATGAGTGCATTAACTGTGACGTTTGCGAGCCGGAGTGCCCCAATGACGCCATCTCGCAAGGCGAGGAAATTTACGAAATCAACCCTAATTTGTGTACGCAGTGCGTAGGCCATTACGATGAGCCGCAATGTCAGCAGGTATGCCCCGTGGACTGCATCCTGATTGATGAAGAGCATCCGGAAACGCACGAAGAGCTGATGGCAAAATACGAAAAAATCATTCAGTTCAAATAA